The Kozakia baliensis sequence GTAGCCTCGGACACTTCCCATACCGCCGGCCTCCAGTTGTTCGCTGTACAGCAGATTATGTGTGGTGGCCTGAGCCGTGGCGACGGTCAGTGATGAAAACCCATATGGAAGATTGGTTGTTCGGGAAATCTGAAAACGGTCATAGACGTAGTTTGTGCGCGCAGACGGAAAGATGGTGGCGTAGCTTTTCAGGTTGTCATGTCCTGTCAGCCCGCCGGGGCCATAAAACGTCTCGTTGATCAGATGCATCTGGCCGTAGGTGTCTGTCTCCGTCGTATCCGTCCCCAAAACAAACTGATCGGTATCCGACTTGCCGAGCATGACAGGAGAACTGACGTAGAACTGGTCACTATTGGTCAGTTTCCAGTCAAATCCCGCATGCAGAAGCGTATCGAGGCCGATCCCCGAGGTGACGGCAAGATGGGGGAGCTGATGGAGATAACGGATCGAGGTCTGGGCGGAATAGCCTGAGTTGCGTAGTGGCCAGGCGGCTTCTGGTGCAGACTCACTATAGGTTCCAAATACGATGATCTTGTCACGCCAGGGCAGGGGGATTTCCCAACTGCCCAGATGCATGTTGTAGCGCGCACTCAGACTTCGGGTGAACTGGTAGGACAGGGTATGGTTCAGCCCGAAAACATTGCCCCAGGTGGCGCCAGTGCTCCAGTTTACCCGCCCCAGTGTCGGATCGGCCTGATTGTTGAATGATCCGAACACATAGACGGGAAAGCGGTCCGCAACCTGAAGTGTCACATCTGTCACACCGGACGTCGCACCCGGATGGTAGATCATGTCTACCGTGCGGAACGGATTGCCATTCATCCAGGACAGGTCGGTCTGCAATCCCCGCAGAGAGAGTGTCTGCCCGGAAACCAGGTTGCTGGCTTCGCGGATGACCCGGTCGGAGAACCAGCGGTTACCCCTGACGTCAATCCGGCCAAGGCGGTATTCGACAACCGTTACATGCAGGATGCCATTCTGCACACGCTGTGGCAGCACGACCGCCGTCACGAAAGGACGGCCTTCCTTGCGAAAACGCGCCGTGATGAGCTGACCGATATCGTAAAACGTCCGGGCGCTCGCTGGCTTGTGGAGATAGGGAATCAGGCTCCTGCGAAAGTCGTTCTCGTCCAGCAGCGGAACGGATCGGGTTGTCACGGCGCTTCCCGGATCAGGCTCGGTTCTCCTGTCCCTTTCCTCAATGACGAGACCATTCAGGGATGGAAGCAGAGGCTGGTCGGAGAGACGCTCCCGGACTGCCGGATCATCGGTCTGCGTTGTGGGAAAACTGCCGGCATTTCGTCTCGGTTCCTGGGGGGATGTCGTGTCGCTCAGGCCGGGAAGACCAAAAAGCTGCTGTGAGACGGGTCGGGATGTCGCGGCATTCTGTCGTCCGGGAAAAGTCTGTGCATTGCCCGAAGACGCTGAAACCAGAAGTCCGATCGTTCCCAGTGCAAGATAAGGGCGCAATGTCATTGTGATACCGGCCCTGCTTCCAGCACGATATCCAATCCCTCGGCATGGGCTTTGTCAGCTGCTGCGAGGTCCGAACGATTTCCTGCAAGGGCAAACGGGTTCCCACTGGCTGTCGCAAGTGATGCTGCTGTGTCCAGAATCCGCGCTTTATCTGAAAGTTTTCCATTTTCGCAGGGGCGTGGTGAGACATACACGCCTTTGGGCCCAAATGAGGCATCCACCAGCACGTCCGAAGAAGACGCAGAGGGCGGTCCTGTTCGACTGACGCCAATACGAACCGTCTCATTGCGCGGGTTGGAACCCCTGTTCCCGGCATGGCCCTTCAGCTGCGGCTCCGCTGGCACGCCTCCTGCCACGTACTGATGAGCCAGAGGCTCCGGGCGTGCCGGGCATCCGGCTGGGATGGCCTGCCCATCATCGGAACGGACAATGCCACCCGGTTCGATCCGGAACGTCCGGGAAGAGGCTTCCAGTTGCTGGGAGATGCGGGAAGGGCGGCTGCCGACTACGCTGACGAGGGTCGGAGAGACCGAAGCCATACTTCGTGCCGAGGCAGCATAATTGTTTGTGGGAGGCGCGGCCTGTGCCTGTTCTGCTGCGGGGAGCAGCAGGATCAGGAGTTTTATCGGGGCTGAACGTCGGGGGAACATCCTGTTTTCCTTTCTGTGGAATGCAGGATGATGTGTGACGCTGTCCTGCCGGGCCGGACCTCATATGGTCCTGGGTATCATTCCGGAGTGGGGTTACATTCCGGTGTGACGGGCTGCCCATCCATAACGGCTTTTGTGAAAGCTGTCGAGTCTGCCAGAGAAGTATTGACTGTCTGATCGTGGTTCAGACCCTTGTAGACATGGGCCTGAACGGTTGTTCCGGCAGCACAGGCGGCCTTGACCAGACCGTGCTGAAGGGCAGGTGGAACGTCGCGGTCCAGTTCGCCGGTGCCCATGAATAGCGGCTGCGAGAGTTTCAGGGTCGGGTATTTCATGGCGGCCAATGCAGGTGCCAGCGCCTTGGAATAACCGGGCTTCAGCGAATTGCCGAAGTTGAGGCCATCCTGTTTCACCTTGTCCGTAAGCTCATAGACGCAGAGATTGGCGCCGGCCTGATAGGCGGACATGGCTTTTGGCGTAAAAGCATCTTCCGGTCGGAAGGTAGGATCGTATACAGCTTGTCCCCGGGCGAGATAGAGCGTGTAGACCATCACGGGATTATAGGCGGCTTCGGTATGGCCGGATGCGGGAGCGGCGATCATCTGCTGCATGAGTTCCGGCGTGATGTAGGGTGCGCCTGTGGCGACAGTTCCCCGGATGCCGAGTTCAGGAGCATAGGTCGACGAAAACGCGGCCGAAGCGAAGGCCGCGCCACCGCCCTGTGACTGCCCGACGATCATGATTTTGTTCTGAAGCCCCGGAACATTGCCGAGCGCAGCCCTCACGGCATCCAGAAGGCTGTAGGCCTCGACGCGCGTGTCGAGATAGGCATGCGTGCCGGACGTGCCCAGCCCCTGATAATCGGTCCCCACCACGGCAAAGCCACGCTTCATCCATTCCGACAGGTAACGGCGGTTGCGGTCGGTCCAAGGGTTGTTCGAGGGCGCACAGTGATCCGCAACGCCTACGGTGCCATGGGCCCAGGCGACGATGGGCCAGCCACCGGCCGGTGGTGTGCCGGCGGGCAGGATGACTTCCGCAGTGACGGGAACCAAACCTTTGTCCGTAACGCCGTTTGTGGACAGATATGTGATTTTCAGGGCACGTCCGGCATCAGGCAAGCTGAAAGCGGGATTGAGCGCTTCGACCGAGGTGATGCTACCCGGCTGGGGTTGTGCTGACGGTGTTCCCGCATGTGCGCTGAAGGGCGCAGTGGCGATGCAAAGTGCTGCGGTCAGGCCTGCAATGGCAGGGGAAGAATAGCGGAAGGTCATAGTGCATCCTTTTTGGGGTAGTCTCTGCTTGACCGCCCTACAAGCGTAAACTTATCAGTGATAAGATTCTTTTACGGCGGGGTTGTCAAGGACGATGACAGGCCGGGTGACCGGGAGAGGACAAGGCATGATGCTGCACAAGGCGAAGAAGACGTATCATCACGGGGATCTGCGGGCGGGGCTTCTATCCTCCGCGCGAATGCTTCTTGAGGAGCAGGGGATTTCGGCGCTCGGCCTAAGGGCCATCACGCGACATGCCGGTGTGTCTTCAGCAGCTGCGACGCCGCATTTCGGGAACCTGATGGGGTTGCTGAGTGCGCTTGCGACGGTGGGTTACGAGGAGCTGGCTGTGGCTCTGGAGCCCGTTCTGGAAGAGGGTGCGCATGCTGCGGGGCTGGTTTATGTGCGGTTTGCCATTCTCAATCCCGGCCTGTTCACGCTGATGTTCCGCAGTGACGTGATCGACCGGAACGAACCCGCACTGGCTGCGGCCCGGGCGCGGACATCGGGGATGCTGACCCGGTTGATCGACAGTCTTGGCGGGCAGCAGCCGCAACGGACGCAGGCTGGAACGCGCGCTGCCCTGTGGGGAAAGGTTCATGGGCTGGCTGTTCTGGCGATTGATGGGTTTCTCGATGTATTGCTGAGCAGTCAGGGCGAGGGCCTGTCTCTTGAGGACTTGCTTGAGGATGCGCTGAGATAGCAAAATCACAGTGCACGGCGACAGAATTTATTGCTTGGGTCGTGTTGGAAAAAGACCTGTCAGTCTGGGGATAGATCTGTTCCACTAAGCTGCCATCGTCCGGTATCCAGCAACTCAGCTCCAACCTTAACGTGATAACTCTGTTATTAAACAAGAAAGACTAAAAAGTTACATTGGTCCGTAATCCGAACACGAGGGCATTCGGGTAAGAAGAGACTGCATTTGGCCGGATAATATATTGTATGTTTGGCATCATGATCAGACCCTTTGCCAGAGTCGCTGCGTAATCAAATTCAAGGTCGACTTCGTTTGACTGGATACCCGGGGTTGCCTTTCCGGTTTTTGCAGCGGCTATTGCTTCTGATCCACCAATCCTTGAATTGATTTTGCCATAAAGTGCAAGAAAATTGATCTGGTCCATTTTCCGTCCTGGAATGAGACCGGTTGTAGAAACGCCTCCGAAACCAAACCGATCGATCATTGCCGTTGCGCGGTCTGACCATACGAAGCCGCCTAAAAGTACAATTCCGCTGGTGGCACCCGGGCCCGTGCGATAGATCATCTGGTCCGCGAGAGCATAGATCTGCGTAATACCCCGCTTGGTTTTACCTACTGTCGGCGTGGCACCAGCGGCTATCTGGCTCTGGTAAAGGTAATCGGGATGGGATGCCGTATCGAACATACCACCAATTTTGTAATGACCAGGCAGTCCATGTGGGCCCGACCAGGGCGTAAATCCGATCTCAAATGGGAACAGGACGCCTGTTGCTTTTGACGTACTCCAGTCCCATCCGCTGGCACCGATCAGATTGGACGTATCTTCTTCGAAAGCCCCTCCCTGTATATAGACATTATGCAAAGGCCGAACCCTGATACGGCCGCCCCACGAGCTGTAAGGGAAAATCTGATAGCCACCCCCACTGGTACGGGAATTGAGAAAGAGCGATTCAGGGTTGGGGCAAAGGCCCAGATTTTGAAAGCCGCAATAGAGATCTGAAGCAGCAAAATCGGTTCCGGCCAGCATACGGCCAACCATGATATTGACGCGGCCCTGAGCTAAAGATTGTTCGAATGTGAAATAGACAAGACGGGCAACGTCACCGCCACCTCCCCATATTTCCTGCACATCAAACAGATTGCCCATCGCACTGCTGAGGTTGTTTCCCTCGCGGTTGACTATCAGGAAATGCGTGCTGAGGCCTTTGATACGGGCGATCTGATACCAGTCCAGATCAGCGCCTATGGAAATCTGATGGGCATATGCACCTGTTTACTGCATCCCTCCGATAGGGTTTCCGGCGGCT is a genomic window containing:
- a CDS encoding ShlB/FhaC/HecB family hemolysin secretion/activation protein, with the protein product MTLRPYLALGTIGLLVSASSGNAQTFPGRQNAATSRPVSQQLFGLPGLSDTTSPQEPRRNAGSFPTTQTDDPAVRERLSDQPLLPSLNGLVIEERDRRTEPDPGSAVTTRSVPLLDENDFRRSLIPYLHKPASARTFYDIGQLITARFRKEGRPFVTAVVLPQRVQNGILHVTVVEYRLGRIDVRGNRWFSDRVIREASNLVSGQTLSLRGLQTDLSWMNGNPFRTVDMIYHPGATSGVTDVTLQVADRFPVYVFGSFNNQADPTLGRVNWSTGATWGNVFGLNHTLSYQFTRSLSARYNMHLGSWEIPLPWRDKIIVFGTYSESAPEAAWPLRNSGYSAQTSIRYLHQLPHLAVTSGIGLDTLLHAGFDWKLTNSDQFYVSSPVMLGKSDTDQFVLGTDTTETDTYGQMHLINETFYGPGGLTGHDNLKSYATIFPSARTNYVYDRFQISRTTNLPYGFSSLTVATAQATTHNLLYSEQLEAGGMGSVRGYYVNTALGSRGIQASEELKLPSFSVSQKLGLGDDFSDNETIGGFYDWGETWNDRTQYTTSHKTALASLGVDLNVKINRIANVTFDTGWRLRPAPTSRKKGAFSDFNVVFGF
- a CDS encoding alpha/beta hydrolase: MTFRYSSPAIAGLTAALCIATAPFSAHAGTPSAQPQPGSITSVEALNPAFSLPDAGRALKITYLSTNGVTDKGLVPVTAEVILPAGTPPAGGWPIVAWAHGTVGVADHCAPSNNPWTDRNRRYLSEWMKRGFAVVGTDYQGLGTSGTHAYLDTRVEAYSLLDAVRAALGNVPGLQNKIMIVGQSQGGGAAFASAAFSSTYAPELGIRGTVATGAPYITPELMQQMIAAPASGHTEAAYNPVMVYTLYLARGQAVYDPTFRPEDAFTPKAMSAYQAGANLCVYELTDKVKQDGLNFGNSLKPGYSKALAPALAAMKYPTLKLSQPLFMGTGELDRDVPPALQHGLVKAACAAGTTVQAHVYKGLNHDQTVNTSLADSTAFTKAVMDGQPVTPECNPTPE
- a CDS encoding TetR/AcrR family transcriptional regulator translates to MMLHKAKKTYHHGDLRAGLLSSARMLLEEQGISALGLRAITRHAGVSSAAATPHFGNLMGLLSALATVGYEELAVALEPVLEEGAHAAGLVYVRFAILNPGLFTLMFRSDVIDRNEPALAAARARTSGMLTRLIDSLGGQQPQRTQAGTRAALWGKVHGLAVLAIDGFLDVLLSSQGEGLSLEDLLEDALR